In the genome of Geotrypetes seraphini chromosome 16, aGeoSer1.1, whole genome shotgun sequence, one region contains:
- the C16H19orf53 gene encoding leydig cell tumor 10 kDa protein homolog: MAQGKKKFKAPPKAPPLSRKKGPKKGGRVIAPKKSHVIHQQKLKKNLEVAIRNKIEHDVTMKASVKMPKKLNIVKAPKTGKKGAAVEPRN; encoded by the exons ATGGCGCAGGGGAAGAAGAAGTTTAAGGCGCCGCCAAAAGCGCCGCCACTGTCGCGGAAGAAAGGACCGAAGAAAGGAG GTCGAGTAATTGCACCCAAAAAATCTCATGTGATTCATCAGCAGAAGCTGAAAAAG AACCTGGAAGTTGCCATCCGGAACAAGATTGAACATGATGTGACAATGAAAGCAAGTGTCAAGATGCCCAAAAAGTTGAATATTGTGAAAGCACCAAAGACTGGtaagaaaggtgcagcagtgGAGCCCAGAAACTGA